A region of Streptomyces sp. NBC_01497 DNA encodes the following proteins:
- a CDS encoding TetR/AcrR family transcriptional regulator has product MADTRSNIRRFTVKHHAARARILAAAADLIARDGVTNTGIEEIRKAAGVGGSQVSRFYPDKRALIRDVIAWQADLNLASQCPPALGNLDSFAAWHQWAQMIMDRQSSRNFVGGCDFGSLAGQLVESDDATRADLADGYQRWIGLFRDGLSAMRDCGDLRSDADPHALAVATLSAMQGGMLLSQTLRDINPLRDALRAALERIEGFADEGHSIVYDVGGS; this is encoded by the coding sequence GTGGCCGATACGAGGAGCAACATACGACGGTTCACCGTGAAGCACCATGCCGCGCGCGCGCGTATCCTCGCCGCGGCTGCGGACTTGATCGCGCGTGACGGAGTCACCAACACGGGAATCGAAGAGATACGCAAAGCAGCGGGCGTCGGTGGTTCGCAGGTGAGCCGGTTCTACCCTGACAAGAGGGCCTTGATCAGAGATGTCATCGCCTGGCAGGCCGACCTCAATCTGGCGTCTCAGTGTCCACCGGCCCTAGGCAACCTCGACTCGTTCGCCGCCTGGCACCAATGGGCACAGATGATTATGGATAGACAGAGCAGTCGCAACTTCGTCGGAGGCTGTGACTTCGGCTCCCTCGCCGGGCAGCTCGTCGAATCTGACGATGCCACCCGTGCGGACCTTGCCGATGGTTACCAGCGATGGATCGGCCTCTTCCGGGATGGCCTGAGCGCCATGCGCGACTGCGGTGACCTGCGCTCCGACGCTGACCCCCATGCCCTTGCGGTCGCCACCCTCAGTGCCATGCAGGGCGGCATGCTGCTCTCCCAAACCTTGCGCGACATTAACCCTCTCCGTGACGCGCTGAGGGCCGCCCTCGAACGGATCGAGGGCTTTGCGGACGAAGGCCACTCCATCGTCTATGACGTTGGCGGGAGTTGA
- a CDS encoding WhiB family transcriptional regulator, with amino-acid sequence MRSTVHRRQRRLAPSIPECHPAIPYPVDDQPTGCRTNPDLFLHDERDTSRRSKEAAAQAVAECAGCPIAAACLKWALVNSHMTQLGIWGGTTAADRERMRDDLRQRFGRDWMNTLARQGSRAPEHTAASGFVNHEASFTSTQ; translated from the coding sequence ATGCGCTCCACGGTTCACCGACGACAGCGTCGCCTCGCCCCATCGATCCCCGAGTGTCACCCGGCGATCCCCTATCCCGTCGACGACCAGCCGACGGGATGTCGTACCAACCCGGACCTGTTCCTGCATGACGAGCGGGACACGAGCCGTAGGTCCAAAGAAGCCGCGGCTCAGGCCGTCGCCGAGTGTGCGGGCTGCCCCATCGCCGCTGCCTGCCTCAAATGGGCACTCGTAAATTCTCACATGACGCAATTGGGGATTTGGGGCGGGACCACCGCGGCTGACCGGGAACGGATGAGAGATGATCTCCGTCAGAGGTTTGGGCGGGACTGGATGAACACCCTGGCGCGGCAAGGAAGCAGGGCGCCAGAGCACACGGCAGCCTCTGGTTTTGTCAACCACGAAGCATCCTTCACATCTACACAGTGA
- a CDS encoding transposase: MDHLGPMFALQPRKRLAKNTVLIVDGTPVPTRDHSLAEQSKSYRYSTNHQVVIDADTRLVVVVACPATATTARRGRNPAPRPPSVRP; the protein is encoded by the coding sequence ATCGATCACCTCGGGCCAATGTTCGCCCTCCAGCCCCGCAAGCGATTGGCGAAGAACACCGTGCTGATCGTGGACGGCACCCCGGTGCCCACCCGCGACCACAGCCTTGCCGAGCAGTCGAAGAGCTACCGGTACTCCACCAACCACCAGGTCGTCATCGACGCCGACACCCGCCTCGTCGTCGTGGTCGCCTGCCCGGCAACCGCAACTACTGCAAGGCGTGGGAGGAATCCGGCGCCAAGGCCGCCGTCAGTGCGACCATGA
- a CDS encoding IS5 family transposase (programmed frameshift) — MLVGLSVGKRGSRPWIVSDELWSLIEPLLPEPGPKLVAGRPRVPDRQALYGILFVLHTGIQWEYLPRELGFGSGMTCWRRLAAWNEANVWDRLHLVLLAKPRAAKQLDWSRAGKRFLPCPGRPTGPKSGPSPVDRARPGSKHHLLIDGQDTPLAVSLTGGNRGDVTHLTPLLAKIPPIQGLAGHPRRRHDVPLGDRGYDHDKYRRLVWAQGIKPVIARRGIPHGSGLGAQRSVVERTIASFHGFRHLRIRWERRDDIHEAFSSASPPASSPTATSNTLVRTS, encoded by the exons ATGCTCGTTGGGCTGTCCGTGGGGAAGAGAGGGTCGCGTCCGTGGATCGTCTCGGATGAACTGTGGTCGTTGATCGAGCCGTTGCTGCCTGAGCCAGGACCGAAACTCGTGGCCGGCAGGCCGCGGGTGCCGGACCGGCAGGCTTTGTACGGGATCCTGTTCGTGCTGCATACCGGGATCCAGTGGGAGTACCTACCGCGGGAGCTGGGCTTCGGCTCGGGCATGACGTGCTGGCGGCGGCTGGCAGCGTGGAACGAGGCCAACGTCTGGGACAGGCTCCACCTCGTGCTGCTGGCCAAGCCCCGGGCGGCGAAGCAGCTCGACTGGTCTCGGGCGGGGAAGCGATTCCTCCCATGCCCGGGCCGCCCGACGGGGCCCAAAAGCGGTCCCAGCCCGGTCGACCGCGCACGGCCCGGCAGCAAGCACCACCTCCTCATCGACGGCCAGGACACACCGCTCGCGGTGTCCCTGACCGGCGGAAACCGT GGCGACGTCACCCACCTCACGCCCCTGCTCGCCAAGATCCCACCTATCCAGGGCCTCGCGGGACATCCCCGTCGCCGCCATGACGTCCCGCTCGGCGACCGCGGCTACGACCACGACAAGTACCGCCGCCTCGTCTGGGCTCAGGGCATCAAACCGGTCATCGCCCGCCGCGGCATTCCACACGGCTCCGGCCTCGGTGCTCAGCGCTCGGTCGTCGAGCGCACGATCGCCTCGTTCCACGGCTTCCGACATCTGCGTATCCGCTGGGAACGACGCGACGACATCCACGAAGCCTTTTCCTCGGCCTCGCCACCTGCCTCATCACCCACCGCCACATCCAACACCCTTGTTAGGACCTCTTAG
- a CDS encoding ricin-type beta-trefoil lectin domain protein, giving the protein MKKFTPLYLFTASAVAAGAMVGVVTAVGGADASAQSSTGFPKAFSSAYVGAWDDPKIMEQAKDKAGLKYFNLAFIIDAGGCNAKLDGTMDVSNNAWIPEVKKIRASGGDVTLSFGGESGTELANGCTSVEGLKDQYKKSIDAFDATRVDLDVEGSQISDMKAAERRNQALSQLQKDYARKGKALSVEYTLPSAVSGLGGDGLNLLRGARRDGLNVDTVNAMTMDYYDGVSSGMGKKAVGVANVLHGQLKSVWPDKSDAQLWGMEGNTPMIGVNDDPHEVFTLSDAGDLTSFAKGMGIGELSFWALDRDKQCGPGDSSPNDCSGVKQQQWQFSEVMSKLSSPQIPGPPGVVNVHTGGGDGGAIKGFGYKCVDVQGAQTAGGTPIQLHSCNGSAAQKWVFSGDGSVSSLGKCMAPAGSDLQNGTRVSLQTCNATGIQKWKRGANSTIVNSASGKCLDDTDSKANDGNELQLWDCFEGSNQRWHTS; this is encoded by the coding sequence ATGAAGAAATTTACACCACTCTATCTCTTTACAGCGTCAGCAGTCGCAGCTGGAGCCATGGTGGGCGTCGTAACTGCGGTTGGGGGTGCAGATGCATCCGCTCAATCCAGCACAGGATTTCCGAAGGCTTTCTCATCTGCTTACGTAGGGGCTTGGGACGATCCCAAGATCATGGAGCAGGCGAAGGATAAAGCCGGTCTCAAATACTTCAACCTGGCATTTATCATCGACGCCGGCGGCTGCAATGCGAAGCTGGATGGCACGATGGACGTGAGCAATAATGCATGGATACCCGAGGTGAAGAAAATTCGAGCCTCCGGCGGAGATGTCACCCTTTCTTTCGGGGGTGAGAGTGGGACTGAGCTGGCCAACGGGTGCACCTCTGTAGAGGGCTTGAAGGATCAATACAAGAAGAGCATAGATGCCTTTGACGCGACGCGCGTGGATCTTGATGTCGAAGGTTCACAGATCTCTGACATGAAGGCTGCGGAACGGAGAAATCAGGCACTTTCCCAGCTGCAGAAAGATTACGCACGGAAGGGAAAGGCGTTGAGCGTGGAGTACACGCTCCCCTCGGCCGTCAGCGGGCTGGGTGGTGACGGGTTGAACCTCCTGCGCGGCGCGCGTCGAGACGGCCTGAACGTGGATACGGTGAACGCCATGACCATGGACTACTACGACGGCGTCAGCTCTGGCATGGGGAAGAAGGCCGTCGGTGTAGCGAACGTTCTGCACGGGCAGCTAAAAAGCGTATGGCCAGATAAGTCGGATGCTCAATTGTGGGGAATGGAGGGAAACACCCCCATGATCGGGGTCAACGACGACCCCCATGAAGTCTTCACGCTGTCTGATGCTGGAGATCTGACCTCCTTTGCCAAGGGTATGGGAATAGGGGAGCTCTCGTTCTGGGCGCTTGACCGAGATAAGCAGTGTGGGCCTGGCGACAGTTCCCCCAATGATTGTAGTGGCGTGAAGCAGCAGCAGTGGCAGTTCTCAGAGGTGATGAGTAAACTGTCCTCTCCTCAGATTCCTGGACCGCCCGGAGTTGTCAATGTCCACACAGGCGGGGGTGACGGGGGGGCCATTAAGGGCTTCGGATACAAGTGCGTGGACGTGCAGGGCGCACAGACGGCCGGAGGCACGCCGATCCAGTTGCACTCCTGTAACGGTAGCGCGGCCCAGAAGTGGGTCTTTTCTGGCGATGGTTCAGTCTCCTCTCTGGGTAAGTGCATGGCGCCGGCGGGATCTGACCTGCAAAATGGGACCAGGGTGAGTCTCCAGACCTGTAATGCCACCGGAATCCAAAAGTGGAAACGGGGCGCGAACTCCACGATAGTAAACTCCGCCTCCGGCAAATGCTTGGATGACACTGACAGCAAGGCTAACGACGGGAATGAACTTCAGTTGTGGGACTGCTTCGAAGGCAGCAATCAGAGGTGGCACACCAGCTGA
- a CDS encoding transposase family protein, whose protein sequence is MLVYRCGLDVSSRSLTYLATRLRGHRRRIGSRWRRLSVGRQALLVLAHLRNGPTYAQLAAGFEMGTSTVYRYISEAVDLLAALAPTLDGAVQAASTKAYVLLDGTLLPIDRIAADRPYYSGKHKRHGMNVQVIADPFGRLLWASPALPGAVHDVRAAREHGIIDALAQAHPPCWADKDYHGAGGTIRVPFRGRWEAHSAGQQAVNRSQAKIRALVEQAMATLKSWRLLRKLRCSTTRITGLVQAVLTLHHASSTAG, encoded by the coding sequence GTGCTTGTCTACCGGTGCGGGCTGGACGTGTCCAGTCGGTCCTTGACGTACCTCGCCACTCGTCTGCGCGGACACCGTCGCCGGATCGGAAGCCGCTGGCGCCGGCTATCGGTCGGCCGTCAAGCTCTGCTGGTGTTGGCGCATCTGCGCAACGGGCCTACGTACGCCCAGCTCGCAGCGGGTTTCGAGATGGGGACGAGCACGGTCTACCGCTACATCAGCGAGGCCGTCGACCTCCTGGCCGCCCTCGCACCGACCCTCGACGGGGCTGTCCAAGCCGCATCGACGAAGGCTTACGTCCTGCTCGACGGGACTCTCCTGCCCATCGACCGGATCGCTGCCGACCGGCCCTACTACTCCGGCAAGCACAAGAGACACGGCATGAATGTGCAGGTCATCGCCGACCCGTTCGGCCGGCTGCTGTGGGCCTCGCCGGCACTGCCTGGGGCCGTCCACGACGTTCGCGCAGCCCGGGAACACGGCATCATCGATGCTCTTGCCCAGGCCCACCCCCCCTGCTGGGCGGACAAGGACTACCACGGCGCCGGCGGCACGATCCGGGTCCCCTTCCGCGGCCGATGGGAGGCTCACTCCGCCGGTCAGCAGGCCGTGAACCGATCTCAGGCCAAGATCCGAGCCCTCGTCGAGCAAGCCATGGCCACCCTCAAGTCCTGGCGACTACTCCGCAAACTTCGCTGCTCGACCACCCGCATCACCGGCCTCGTCCAGGCCGTACTCACCCTGCATCACGCCAGCTCAACCGCAGGTTGA
- a CDS encoding GNAT family N-acetyltransferase: MTFPSGTLCKQLANFRDFWLGYNADPETGESEGLVLYRSGIPSAMYNGVLRVTPGVDLGIAFTAAARRLAGGPSVWWVGPDSDERTARYLGARGLTRAATMTVMEIDLADVTDVRVPEGITISRVEAPGGTEAWVRAYAPRLGVAPDAVDALVSRHEERNDVPGAFTRFEARDGEEIVGTSSMLDLHGVAGVYAVTTAESHLTRGVGTALTSAALHLGRERGRTLGTLQTATAASLYRRMGFRTVSDYQVFTRQ, translated from the coding sequence ATGACATTTCCGAGTGGAACCCTTTGTAAGCAGCTGGCAAATTTCCGTGACTTTTGGCTCGGCTACAATGCCGACCCCGAAACCGGTGAATCAGAGGGGCTCGTACTCTACCGCAGCGGTATACCGAGTGCGATGTACAACGGCGTGTTGCGTGTGACGCCGGGCGTCGACCTGGGCATCGCGTTCACCGCGGCCGCGCGCCGATTGGCCGGGGGCCCATCGGTGTGGTGGGTCGGCCCCGACTCTGACGAGCGAACCGCCAGATACCTCGGCGCTCGAGGGCTCACGCGTGCGGCCACAATGACCGTGATGGAAATCGACCTAGCTGATGTCACGGATGTACGGGTCCCGGAGGGCATCACCATTTCCCGCGTGGAAGCTCCGGGCGGCACCGAGGCGTGGGTGCGGGCGTATGCACCCAGGCTCGGAGTGGCCCCCGATGCCGTCGACGCCCTGGTGTCCAGGCACGAGGAACGCAATGACGTGCCCGGCGCCTTCACTCGTTTCGAGGCCCGCGACGGTGAAGAGATCGTAGGTACGTCGTCAATGCTCGATCTTCACGGCGTCGCAGGCGTCTACGCCGTCACGACTGCGGAGTCTCACCTGACCCGAGGTGTGGGCACCGCACTCACCTCCGCCGCGCTCCACCTGGGCCGCGAACGAGGCCGCACGCTTGGCACGTTGCAGACCGCGACGGCCGCATCGCTTTATCGGCGAATGGGCTTCCGGACGGTGTCCGACTACCAGGTCTTCACTCGTCAGTAA
- a CDS encoding IS5 family transposase, giving the protein MTDAEWERLRPFLPVSNNRCGRWRDHRQVIDGILHRVRTGVHWRDLPERFGPWKTVYERHRQWSADGTWERLLRQVQAAADAAGDIDWDIAVDSTIVRAHQHAAGARTDPPPAPSKGGEQAERQDETPWQSLHGRLVEVVREVRAWAARGAASPANST; this is encoded by the coding sequence TTGACGGATGCGGAGTGGGAGCGGCTGCGGCCGTTTCTGCCGGTCAGCAACAACCGGTGTGGCCGGTGGCGGGATCACCGGCAGGTGATCGACGGGATCTTGCACCGAGTGCGAACCGGCGTGCACTGGCGTGATCTTCCGGAGAGGTTCGGGCCGTGGAAGACCGTCTACGAACGTCATCGGCAGTGGTCGGCGGACGGGACATGGGAACGCCTGTTGCGGCAGGTTCAGGCCGCGGCCGACGCGGCTGGTGACATCGACTGGGACATTGCGGTCGACTCCACCATCGTGCGTGCGCATCAGCATGCGGCCGGTGCCCGCACCGATCCGCCGCCCGCCCCCTCAAAGGGGGGCGAACAGGCAGAACGCCAGGACGAAACGCCCTGGCAGAGCCTGCACGGCCGGCTGGTGGAGGTGGTGCGGGAGGTGAGGGCCTGGGCCGCTCGCGGGGCGGCTTCACCAGCAAACTCCACCTGA
- a CDS encoding sensor histidine kinase, which produces MTLHPPDQVPSRVGVGGSKRLLYTEIAALAACITADIVTNFHNLPSADNFSQEAFFLTAVSVPSVATATVLRRWLPERTLFLGTCVLLSFLPHLSVEALSRTAGRWGTGPGVQPFATQVLALLIMVAALCRQRPLNCAFPFSAVAGVILAADSLLASHSQFGRILGTAAALGWGVSVAMGRMLRDTDRRQEAALASVRSVERVSLARDLHDLVAHHVAGIVVQAQAIGAVAAAQGKGDSEALKSISEIAHAGSRALQAMRYLIGTARVDQSATATDLYQAVVNAVDGEGNQEIHLRLPSDLGGIECPAELVVTVHRVILESLTNARKYAPVGSTVYVEVRVEKELDSPGELVIEVESVRATVDLSSPARGGYGLVGMTERVAMVGGELTAGPSGSNGWLVAASLPLLSPTSSAESHVGVI; this is translated from the coding sequence GTGACGCTGCATCCCCCGGACCAAGTTCCTAGCCGAGTCGGCGTCGGCGGTAGCAAGAGACTGCTGTACACCGAGATCGCAGCCCTTGCCGCCTGCATCACCGCCGACATCGTGACCAACTTTCACAATCTGCCCAGCGCCGACAACTTCAGCCAGGAAGCCTTCTTCCTGACGGCAGTCAGCGTCCCCAGCGTCGCCACCGCGACGGTCTTGCGAAGGTGGCTGCCCGAACGGACGCTCTTTCTCGGCACGTGCGTCCTTCTCTCCTTCCTTCCGCATCTCTCTGTGGAAGCGCTGAGCCGCACCGCCGGCCGGTGGGGGACGGGACCAGGAGTGCAGCCCTTCGCAACGCAGGTCCTCGCCCTGCTGATAATGGTCGCCGCGCTGTGTCGCCAAAGGCCGCTTAATTGTGCCTTCCCCTTCAGCGCAGTCGCCGGTGTCATCTTGGCCGCTGACAGCCTGCTCGCCAGCCACAGTCAGTTCGGCAGGATCCTTGGAACTGCTGCCGCGCTGGGGTGGGGCGTCTCCGTAGCTATGGGCAGGATGCTCCGGGACACCGATCGCCGTCAGGAGGCAGCGTTGGCATCAGTGCGCTCAGTTGAGCGAGTCTCCCTCGCTAGGGACCTGCACGACCTTGTCGCCCACCACGTGGCAGGGATCGTTGTCCAGGCTCAGGCAATTGGGGCCGTTGCCGCGGCCCAGGGCAAGGGGGACTCCGAAGCCCTAAAATCTATATCTGAGATCGCTCATGCGGGTTCCAGAGCACTGCAGGCCATGCGGTACCTGATCGGTACCGCTCGGGTCGACCAGTCAGCAACGGCGACGGACCTCTACCAGGCTGTAGTGAATGCCGTAGACGGCGAGGGCAATCAGGAAATCCATCTCAGGCTGCCCAGTGACTTGGGAGGCATCGAGTGCCCCGCTGAGCTCGTCGTCACAGTTCATCGGGTGATACTGGAATCTCTGACGAACGCACGAAAGTATGCCCCGGTTGGCAGCACGGTCTACGTAGAGGTTCGCGTAGAGAAGGAACTCGACTCCCCAGGCGAGCTTGTCATCGAAGTCGAAAGTGTAAGGGCCACCGTTGACCTGTCATCTCCAGCCCGGGGAGGCTACGGGCTGGTGGGGATGACCGAGCGAGTGGCCATGGTTGGCGGCGAGTTGACGGCTGGGCCGAGCGGAAGCAACGGGTGGCTGGTCGCTGCCTCATTGCCCCTCCTCAGCCCGACCAGTTCCGCGGAATCACACGTGGGGGTGATATGA
- a CDS encoding response regulator transcription factor — protein sequence MTISVVIAEDQAMVRTGFRLILESLGGVKVVGEAVNGSDAVRVVRETDPDVVLMDIRMPVMNGLRATEILLAENPSLRVVIITTYDNEENVFAALRAGAVGFLLKDSSPQVLVDAVHNAVDGNAMLSPSVTVKLLKHFATGGPAPSAPPGASPLTSREMDVVRGVARGNTNAEIAQELGISASAVKARLSEAQHRLGLRNRTEVAVWAWQSRLVA from the coding sequence ATGACGATATCTGTAGTGATCGCCGAGGATCAGGCCATGGTACGCACTGGTTTCCGGCTCATCCTAGAATCGCTCGGAGGCGTGAAGGTCGTGGGCGAGGCAGTGAATGGCAGCGATGCCGTTCGCGTCGTCCGCGAGACTGACCCGGATGTAGTCCTGATGGATATACGGATGCCTGTGATGAACGGGTTGCGCGCTACCGAGATCCTCCTGGCGGAGAATCCTAGCCTTCGCGTGGTGATCATAACCACGTATGATAACGAGGAGAATGTTTTCGCTGCGCTCCGTGCTGGAGCCGTGGGCTTCCTCTTGAAAGACTCGAGCCCACAGGTCCTCGTGGATGCAGTGCACAACGCAGTGGACGGGAACGCCATGCTCTCGCCCTCGGTGACGGTCAAGTTGCTCAAGCATTTCGCCACAGGCGGACCAGCGCCGAGTGCTCCCCCGGGGGCGTCCCCTCTGACCTCACGCGAGATGGACGTCGTTCGCGGCGTAGCGCGCGGGAACACGAATGCTGAGATTGCCCAGGAACTGGGCATCAGCGCCTCAGCGGTGAAGGCACGACTGTCCGAAGCACAACACAGACTGGGCCTTCGAAACCGCACCGAGGTTGCCGTCTGGGCGTGGCAGAGCCGCCTGGTCGCCTAA
- a CDS encoding IS1380 family transposase — protein sequence MREPISSYPRVRVQADGRQVLSQAGAVLLLETVRKTGLDQAISAALAPWRKPRAVHDPGKILLDVALAVALGGDCLADVAMLRCEPAVFGPIASDPTVSRLIDTLAASGDKALQAVRSARSEVRHRAWSLAGENAPDADGQVTVDLDGVLVIAHSDKRDAAATWKKTYGHHPLTAFADHGPGGTGEPVAALLRPGNAGSNTAADHITTAQLALAQLPKHYRRGRQTLIRTDSAGGTHDFVSWLAKRGRWLSYSVGMTVTEAIHEHVLKVPASAWTPAVEADGEARDGAWVAELTGKLLDDWPKGMRLIVRKERPHPGAQLRITDADGMRITCFATNTTGRPIAELELRHRLRARAEDRIRAARASGLRNLPLHDTAQNRVWMEIVQIALDPLAWMPMLALTGRARLWEPRRLRFRLFSAAGELVTTDRRRILRLARHWPWTGEITAALERLALLPDPG from the coding sequence GTGAGAGAGCCTATCTCGTCGTACCCACGTGTCCGTGTCCAGGCAGACGGTCGGCAGGTGCTCTCGCAGGCCGGTGCGGTCCTGCTGCTGGAGACGGTCCGCAAGACGGGCCTTGACCAGGCGATATCCGCAGCTCTGGCTCCGTGGCGCAAACCGCGGGCCGTCCACGATCCCGGCAAGATCCTCCTGGACGTCGCCCTGGCGGTCGCACTGGGCGGGGACTGCCTCGCAGACGTCGCCATGCTGCGGTGTGAGCCGGCCGTCTTCGGCCCGATCGCCTCCGACCCGACCGTCTCCCGCCTGATCGACACCCTCGCCGCATCCGGCGACAAAGCCCTGCAGGCCGTCCGGTCCGCACGCTCCGAAGTCCGTCATCGTGCCTGGTCGTTGGCCGGCGAGAACGCCCCGGACGCCGACGGCCAGGTCACTGTCGACCTCGATGGCGTCCTCGTGATCGCCCACTCCGACAAGCGGGACGCGGCCGCGACCTGGAAGAAGACCTACGGCCACCACCCGCTGACGGCTTTCGCCGACCACGGACCGGGCGGAACCGGTGAACCCGTCGCCGCCCTCCTGCGACCGGGAAACGCGGGCTCCAACACCGCCGCCGACCACATCACCACCGCCCAACTCGCCCTGGCCCAACTGCCCAAACACTACCGGCGAGGACGGCAGACGCTGATCCGCACGGACTCCGCCGGCGGCACCCACGACTTCGTGTCCTGGCTCGCGAAGCGGGGCCGATGGCTGTCCTACTCGGTCGGCATGACGGTCACCGAAGCGATCCACGAACACGTGCTGAAGGTCCCCGCCTCGGCCTGGACCCCGGCCGTCGAGGCCGACGGTGAGGCCCGGGACGGGGCCTGGGTCGCCGAGCTCACCGGCAAGCTCCTGGACGACTGGCCCAAGGGCATGCGGCTCATCGTCCGCAAGGAACGGCCCCATCCCGGCGCCCAGTTGAGGATCACGGACGCGGACGGCATGCGGATCACGTGCTTCGCGACCAACACCACCGGCCGGCCGATCGCCGAGCTCGAGCTGCGCCACCGGCTCCGGGCACGGGCCGAGGACCGGATCCGGGCCGCCCGAGCCAGCGGCCTGCGCAACCTGCCCCTGCACGACACCGCCCAGAACCGGGTCTGGATGGAGATCGTCCAGATCGCGCTCGACCCGCTGGCCTGGATGCCCATGCTCGCGCTGACCGGCCGGGCGAGGCTCTGGGAACCGCGTCGATTGCGGTTTCGCCTGTTCTCCGCAGCCGGCGAGCTTGTCACCACCGACCGGCGCAGGATTCTCCGCCTCGCCCGGCACTGGCCCTGGACCGGCGAGATCACCGCCGCCCTTGAACGGCTCGCGCTCCTGCCTGACCCCGGCTGA
- a CDS encoding transposase — protein MAEPARPAGGGGAGGEGLGRSRGGFTSKLHLSADGRCRPLSLVLTGGQRADCTQFEAVLEKIRVPRTTVGRPRGKPDSLAADKAYSNGPCRRYLRRRGIRHTIPEKTDSQAARLRKGSRGGRPPAFDAERYKKRNTVERAAGLVLRGTRERPERGRRGSGPLRPAADRWRGGKRAAARRGLKDNKLKQSRAVATRYDKRGYVYLGTATAATLVIWLRT, from the coding sequence CTGGCAGAGCCTGCACGGCCGGCTGGTGGAGGTGGTGCGGGAGGTGAGGGCCTGGGCCGCTCGCGGGGCGGCTTCACCAGCAAACTCCACCTGAGCGCCGACGGACGCTGCCGCCCCCTGTCCCTGGTTCTGACCGGCGGACAGCGGGCGGACTGCACCCAGTTCGAAGCGGTGCTGGAGAAGATCCGAGTCCCGCGCACGACCGTGGGCAGGCCGCGCGGCAAGCCCGACAGCCTTGCCGCGGACAAGGCATACAGCAACGGCCCCTGCCGCCGGTACCTGCGGCGTCGGGGTATCCGGCACACGATCCCGGAGAAGACCGACAGCCAGGCCGCCCGCCTGCGCAAAGGCTCACGCGGCGGACGGCCACCCGCCTTCGACGCGGAGCGTTACAAGAAACGCAACACCGTCGAACGAGCTGCGGGCCTGGTCCTGCGCGGCACGCGCGAACGCCCCGAACGAGGTCGACGCGGTTCGGGCCCGTTACGGCCTGCCGCCGATCGTTGGCGCGGGGGGAAGCGGGCTGCTGCCAGGCGCGGGCTGAAGGACAACAAGCTCAAACAATCCCGAGCCGTCGCCACGCGATACGACAAACGAGGCTACGTCTACCTCGGCACCGCAACCGCAGCAACCCTCGTCATCTGGCTCCGCACATGA
- a CDS encoding sigma-70 family RNA polymerase sigma factor — MQVVMGSKGSAEAKERAVRQCYEAHGDALYAFVLHLVRGDKYKAEDIVQEAMLRSWLKDSPLGGEGIRPWLFRVARNLVVDDHRRTKARPAEVYAVSAPETTESTEDGIDATVDSLMVRRALRSLTSSHREILVQTYLMNNTGHEVAEELNIPLGTVKSRSHYALRALREAIVEPVAA, encoded by the coding sequence ATGCAGGTCGTCATGGGGTCGAAGGGTTCAGCAGAAGCCAAGGAGAGGGCCGTACGGCAGTGCTACGAGGCGCACGGCGACGCCTTGTACGCCTTCGTCCTCCACCTGGTGCGAGGCGACAAGTACAAGGCGGAAGACATCGTTCAGGAAGCAATGCTGCGATCCTGGCTGAAGGATTCCCCGCTAGGGGGAGAGGGGATCAGGCCCTGGCTCTTCCGGGTCGCTCGAAACCTCGTGGTAGATGACCACCGCAGGACCAAGGCGCGCCCTGCGGAGGTCTACGCCGTCAGTGCTCCGGAGACCACAGAGTCGACCGAGGACGGCATCGACGCTACCGTTGACTCACTCATGGTGAGAAGGGCCCTCAGGTCTCTGACCTCGAGCCACCGCGAGATCCTCGTCCAGACGTACTTGATGAACAACACGGGCCACGAGGTCGCAGAAGAACTGAACATTCCCCTCGGAACGGTTAAGAGCAGGTCGCATTACGCGCTTCGCGCACTGCGTGAAGCGATCGTAGAGCCTGTGGCCGCCTGA